In Montipora capricornis isolate CH-2021 chromosome 4, ASM3666992v2, whole genome shotgun sequence, a single genomic region encodes these proteins:
- the LOC138044817 gene encoding bis(5'-nucleosyl)-tetraphosphatase PrpE [asymmetrical]-like, which yields MLGVMMLVLKTVKDLLLHFRILPEVNCRNIRVHSLLPERTHVTLQLSALRRRLLLIGDVHGCYDELKELLERCNALNEKTTIILTGDLVNKGPKNVETVSFARRIGAFSVRGNHDQSALEEINHRRKNEAVREKFKWIFDMELDDEKYLEELPYTITIPLKDNKSLIVVHGGLVPGVRLENQRHCDMVTLRNYIPEQLQGTSDIAVGVPWASAWEGPEHAVFGHDARRGIQQYPLATGLDTGCVYGGWLTGILVEDGCWERRTFVQVKARQEYAPTAK from the coding sequence ATGTTGGGAGTAATGATGTTAGTTTTAAAGACAGTCAAAGATTTGCTGCTGCATTTTCGCATTCTGCCAGAAGTTAATTGTAGAAACATTCGAGTTCACTCGCTGCTCCCCGAAAGAACTCATGTCACCCTCCAACTTTCTGCGTTAAGGAGACGCCTTCTTCTGATTGGCGATGTGCATGGCTGCTACGACGAGCTAAAGGAACTACTGGAAAGATGCAACGCTTTGAATGAAAAGACAACAATAATCCTGACAGGAGATCTTGTCAATAAAGGGCCAAAGAACGTTGAAACTGTGAGTTTTGCTCGAAGGATTGGAGCTTTTTCAGTCCGAGGGAACCACGATCAGTCAGCTTTGGAAGAAATCAACCATCGAAGGAAGAACGAGGCAGTTCGGGAGAAATTTAAATGGATTTTTGACATGGAATTAGATGATGAAAAGTACTTGGAGGAACTGCCATACACAATCACGATTCCTCTGAAAGATAACAAGAGTTTGATAGTAGTTCATGGCGGCTTGGTGCCAGGAGTCAGGCTTGAAAACCAAAGACATTGTGATATGGTAACCCTGAGGAATTATATTCCAGAACAACTTCAGGGTACATCTGATATTGCAGTTGGTGTTCCGTGGGCTTCAGCATGGGAGGGGCCAGAGCATGCTGTATTTGGGCATGATGCTCGGCGTGGCATTCAACAGTACCCACTGGCAACAGGACTGGACACTGGCTGTGTGTATGGTGGGTGGCTGACTGGTATTCTGGTGGAAGATGGCTGCTGGGAGAGAAGGACATTTGTTCAAGTGAAGGCAAGACAAGAATATGCTCCAACAGCGAAGTGA
- the LOC138046775 gene encoding uncharacterized protein, producing the protein MVAYPITEILNASYAKQRLPTIWKMADVTLLPKKKPAVDIKRELRPISLTPCTSKVAEEFVVDGCVKPAVMSVLDDNQYRAIPNSSTTMALISMLHSWSLGTDGNGATVRTLLLDYRKAFDLIDHSILVRKLRNQCKLPASIINWIIAGIFNVPQIFMNIEGL; encoded by the coding sequence ATGGTGGCCTATCCCATCACGGAAATCCTGAACGCCTCCTACGCCAAACAGCGTCTTCCTACCATCTGGAAAATGGCTGACGTGACCCTCCTTCCTAAAAAGAAACCAGCGGTCGACATCAAAAGGGAATTGAGACCGATATCCCTGACCCCCTGTACTTCTAAAGTGGCGGAGGAGTTCGTTGTGGATGGTTGCGTGAAACCCGCGGTCATGAGCGTCCTTGATGACAACCAGTACAGAGCCATTCCAAATTCTTCAACTACAATGGCGCTAATCAGCATGCTGCACAGCTGGTCCTTAGGTACGGACGGAAACGGAGCCACCGTAAGAACATTGTTATTGGACTACCGTAAAGCGTTTGATTTAATAGATCATAGTATACTCGTTAGAAAGTTGCGTAACCAGTGTAAATTACCAGCTAGCATCATCAACTGGATTATAGccgggatctttaacgtcccacagatttttatgaacattgaagggttgtga